In one window of Bombus vancouverensis nearcticus chromosome 10, iyBomVanc1_principal, whole genome shotgun sequence DNA:
- the LOC117159268 gene encoding venom acid phosphatase Acph-1, producing the protein MLFDFLVVLFNFILFVTMVNCNLDLQLLHVVFRHGDKVPQREYQNYPNDPYRDYSYHPMGDGDLTNRGKLREYRIGTMLRERYDQYFGPDYWPEKIYAQSTHIPRTQLSLELVLAGLFPPSEKQTWNPNLPWIPVFSFFEPYETDNLLFPHHCPRYREEYSKFLRQSKARDLMSKYKPIMNYLTQRTGKAINTTSAVTYLYNLLKEQASQNLTLPEWTKSVYPTPMKEIIALDFRLRSYTRTLKRLNGGLLIRKMVEDIKTYKAGKLEPYDRKAFLFSAHEMNVAAVARALELDEPIVPAYGATLILETLRDKKGNYYVRVLHWTGVSEQLMIETIPGCTELCPLENFFAIVKDVLPSDDEYHCHPTENIKISSNSEQVYTSGSSLAVGKTWYYVISSLFLTISILRNAIVNVYH; encoded by the exons ATGTTATTCGATTTTTTGGTAGttctttttaactttattttgtTCGTCACCATGGTCAACTGTAATTTGGATTTACAACTGTTACACGTG GTGTTTCGACACGGTGATAAGGTACCACAGCGGGAATATCAAAACTATCCTAACGATCCTTATCGCGACTACTCGTACCATCCAATGGGTGATGGAGATTTAACGAAC CGAGGCAAGCTGCGAGAATACAGGATTGGGACAATGCTCCGTGAACGTTACGATCAATATTTCGGGCCAGATTACTGGCCAGAGAAGATCTATGCCCAATCGACTCATATTCCAAGAACTCAGTTGTCTCTGGAGCTAGTTCTAGCTGGATTATTCCCACCCTCGGAGAAGCAAACCTGGAATCCGAATCTACCTTGGATTCCGGTATTCTCGTTCTTCGAGCCTTATGAGACTGACAATCTTCTATTTCCGCATCATTGCCCCAG ATACAGAGAAGAATACAGTAAATTCCTGCGACAAAGCAAAGCGCGGGATTTAATGAGCAAGTATAAACCTATAATGAATTATTTGACCCAGAGGACCGGGAAGGCCATCAACACGACATCCGCTGTTACTTAtctttataatttgttaaaagaaCAG GCATCTCAAAACCTGACTCTGCCAGAATGGACCAAATCAGTTTATCCTACTCCGATGAAGGAGATAATCGCGCTAGACTTTAGACTCAGATCATACACAAGAACGCTGAAGCGTTTGAATGGAG GTTTGTTAATACGTAAAATGGTAGAAGATATTAAGACGTACAAAGCGGGCAAATTAGAACCGTACGATAGAAAAGCGTTCCTTTTCTCAGCGCACGAAATGAACGTCGCTGCAGTTGCGAGAGCTTTGGAATTGGACGAACCCATTGTTCCTGCATACGGTGCTACTCTCATTCTGGAAACGCTACGCGATAAGAAAGGGAATTATTACGTTCGG GTTTTACACTGGACTGGAGTTTCCGAACAGCTTATGATCGAAACGATTCCTGGTTGCACAGAACTATGTCCCTTAGAAAACTTTTTTGCCATCGTAAAGGATGTGTTACCAAGCGACGATGAATATCATTGTCACCCTACTGAGAATATAAAAATCTCAAGCAATAGCGAACAAGTATATACCTCAGGCTCGAGTTTAGCTGTAGGAAAAAcctggtattacgtaatatcttcTTTGTTCCTTACTATTTCAATTCTACGTAATGCCATCGTTAATGTTTatcattaa